One window of the Rhizorhabdus dicambivorans genome contains the following:
- a CDS encoding conjugal transfer protein TraF: protein MIRLALLIVAVLLPILPVHAQTGEQRTGYWWYQAPPKPTEEDADPDALKKPVIPPMVELATWTPPKIRKLIEEQRDYAATVLTVDAVADFWRLQDFARRKARAFAGVTQIAMLQNPELNAKSANPMVGEARDQLSAQKDQVRRQYLRSRANEFALVMFSRSTCGYCRVQWPIVQRFQDEMGWQVTLQDIDRKPELAQRFGVEVTPTTMVIRRGSQQRMVIASGVEAYPNLIQMAYQAVRLLAGDIRPEQFLTGAGEEDGFFDALANGPVSATDPRVLGGDLVDVRMGPRP from the coding sequence GTGATCCGCCTCGCCCTCCTCATCGTGGCGGTGCTCCTGCCGATCCTGCCTGTCCATGCGCAGACCGGCGAGCAACGCACCGGCTACTGGTGGTATCAGGCGCCGCCCAAACCCACGGAAGAGGATGCCGATCCCGACGCTCTCAAAAAGCCGGTGATCCCGCCGATGGTCGAACTGGCCACCTGGACGCCGCCGAAGATCAGGAAGCTGATCGAGGAACAGCGCGACTACGCGGCGACCGTGCTCACCGTCGATGCGGTCGCGGATTTCTGGCGTCTGCAGGACTTCGCCCGGCGCAAGGCCCGAGCCTTCGCCGGTGTCACGCAGATCGCCATGCTGCAAAATCCCGAACTCAACGCCAAGTCCGCCAATCCGATGGTCGGCGAGGCGCGTGACCAACTCTCCGCTCAGAAGGATCAGGTCCGCCGCCAGTATCTGCGTAGCCGCGCCAATGAATTCGCGCTGGTCATGTTCTCGCGTTCGACCTGCGGCTACTGCCGCGTCCAGTGGCCGATCGTCCAGCGCTTCCAGGACGAGATGGGCTGGCAGGTCACACTTCAGGACATCGACCGCAAGCCGGAACTCGCGCAGCGCTTCGGGGTCGAGGTCACGCCCACGACGATGGTGATCCGGCGGGGCAGCCAGCAGCGCATGGTGATCGCCAGCGGGGTCGAGGCCTATCCCAACCTCATCCAGATGGCCTACCAGGCGGTCCGGCTGCTCGCGGGCGATATCCGGCCCGAACAGTTCCTGACCGGCGCGGGCGAGGAAGACGGGTTCTTCGACGCGCTCGCCAACGGCCCGGTCTCCGCCACCGATCCGCGCGTCCTGGGCGGCGATCTGGTGGACGTTCGGATGGGACCCCGGCCATGA
- a CDS encoding conjugal transfer protein TraH — MANPRRRLTLLALPLLACVAFATPACAQSWAESWFDNVTYTSPGSFEDQTRGYITAGGMSGRIDVHNDYLMSVTLPKVRAGCGGIDMFLGGMSFLDPDYLVQKLESILQAAPAVAFQYLLETLDEKMGNIISKMEAATNFLNSIQVNDCRLANRMVQIARGDDNMSGIIEEMTGYKSVREGFSKSYQQSREKIQANQGNPTEDLRDALENCPAEVTDIFKTGSLLAHAAARVGASDWAGVMRARVGDVYMRWDPADKVPLFTAIPACARQDTESVDDFLTGKVQTRAIAVPPTSADCSTDGSGKGALVLARGRMESIAIKIRTRAALTAEERQFVANVRTLPVYRLLEWGVRQGLVESVIGDTDELVALTLAYQMLNDLTRSIDFAVSNAERGVTAAGAADAGSARICQTRILAKGIEQLSGLRDEVLRQRAQMRQSYMAALNQANLSANYAGVVRQRDRDARDAAGAAANRNR; from the coding sequence ATGGCAAACCCGCGCCGCCGCCTGACCCTGCTCGCCTTGCCCCTGCTGGCTTGCGTTGCCTTCGCCACACCGGCTTGTGCGCAAAGCTGGGCCGAAAGCTGGTTCGACAATGTGACCTATACCAGCCCCGGCTCGTTCGAGGACCAGACCCGCGGCTATATCACCGCGGGCGGCATGTCGGGCCGGATCGATGTCCATAACGACTATCTCATGTCGGTCACGCTGCCCAAGGTCCGCGCGGGCTGCGGGGGAATCGACATGTTTTTGGGCGGCATGTCGTTCCTCGATCCCGACTATCTCGTCCAGAAGCTCGAAAGCATCCTTCAGGCCGCCCCGGCGGTCGCTTTCCAGTACCTGCTGGAAACCCTCGATGAAAAAATGGGCAACATCATCTCGAAGATGGAGGCGGCGACCAACTTCCTCAACTCGATCCAGGTCAACGATTGCCGGCTCGCCAACCGCATGGTCCAGATCGCCCGGGGCGACGACAATATGTCGGGCATCATCGAAGAGATGACCGGCTACAAGAGCGTCCGCGAGGGCTTCTCCAAGAGCTATCAGCAGAGCCGCGAAAAGATTCAGGCGAACCAGGGCAATCCGACCGAGGATCTGCGCGACGCGCTGGAAAACTGCCCGGCCGAGGTCACCGACATCTTCAAGACCGGCTCGCTCCTCGCCCATGCCGCCGCGCGTGTCGGCGCGTCCGACTGGGCCGGCGTCATGCGCGCCCGCGTCGGCGACGTCTATATGCGCTGGGACCCGGCGGACAAGGTACCGCTGTTCACGGCTATCCCCGCCTGCGCGCGGCAGGACACCGAGAGCGTCGATGATTTCCTGACCGGCAAGGTCCAGACCCGCGCGATCGCGGTGCCGCCGACCTCGGCCGACTGCTCGACCGACGGCAGCGGCAAGGGCGCGCTGGTGCTCGCGCGCGGCCGGATGGAGTCGATCGCGATCAAGATCCGCACGCGCGCCGCGCTGACGGCGGAGGAACGCCAGTTCGTCGCCAATGTGCGCACCCTCCCCGTCTATCGTCTTCTGGAATGGGGCGTGCGCCAGGGGCTGGTCGAGAGCGTGATCGGCGATACCGACGAACTGGTCGCGTTGACGCTCGCATACCAGATGCTCAACGACCTCACGCGTAGCATAGATTTTGCCGTGTCCAATGCCGAACGTGGCGTGACCGCCGCCGGCGCGGCCGATGCCGGCAGCGCCCGGATCTGCCAGACCCGCATCCTCGCCAAGGGCATTGAGCAATTGAGCGGGCTACGCGACGAGGTGCTGCGCCAGCGCGCGCAGATGCGCCAGTCCTACATGGCCGCCCTCAACCAGGCGAACCTCTCGGCCAACTATGCCGGGGTCGTGCGCCAGCGCGACCGTGATGCGCGCGACGCCGCCGGCGCCGCCGCCAACCGCAACCGCTGA
- a CDS encoding conjugal transfer protein TraG N-terminal domain-containing protein codes for MHRLVRAISVLIALFSASPALAIDASFHTYDGFAETVDAFRLVSMIFGDSRYETLVLIVAVVGIALGVLLASIRGQGMGIVAFGFQMLIGVGLFVGLVATTGTVHVYDRVRNAYQPVGDVPNLIVLVAGMTNMMERALAEVIDDNTTDPHAKLEFGAGGHSFDLFLNAASPRGPMTDTFLDATIKDYVRQCYPVARVSPAYGVDDDQLFRTATDLPAAFAAMAGPATFSTVFTSTDKGGTTVSCNEAWEHISTRLSEPALFDNYVAQVCTRTGYDIGNATQLQRCRSNIGELGQMMMDTPLSLQQFLTNVMLGSTVGDVLFEDSPATAARVMANRAVVSSGLATMSTANEWMPTIRATVFGIMLFMMPVALLFILTPINLRVASFALGLFVFVALWGVIDAGIYQLTLGRATDVLAEMRANHVAANAWMLAPSSAMKALAIFGSFRTASAGLAGAFVFTVFRFSGNVFTSFTSGALGVQGQGTAAAAPLATSEGYAGALEAQAGAAGTMARRGAASNFGDFGERSAFGATRAFGAASSVLGEHGGGASGTAAFGMGKLDAARELGGLSPALTGRSLTDPATVRAVRDNAATSAIHNFAEKDALRSLGTGYFGEGQSGERSFAAFTQKMVQWKAFGDTRAYDMMLSGAQRHFERNGYDQKDAALKASTVIAQASADPTFAKLIANTFDQEQMLRNDLTGAQIQVGAMEGRRDFAGDNVRRIERGNVATEQAHRTGSNEGQRNAASMLGLSVQETSRRIAFINALSGEARSTAISQLSRATGRNEAQVMRALETYNAAVQVGTADGATVEAAREGASVYGRTREAAGFDFAERSGKLDAQREVGHDGTRSAARIGEQRRQADNAGFAEGAAAAGMSVRQAAHLDSFIRTLSQGAGNQVDMAEGGAAGIADRARNERMTRIIDNERLTRMQKLLADHGVDMSKRQIAMAQNGDLSLNLTPETAAQMWRGGLINESQLGAVANGGRARFSFADNDLLVSSSVGFQQSARNDTSTRFEAGKQAGPDTIEHFLSSGEQGQAMMQNWLKGGFEMDRHGNWRLNPQVADTLTRDVQAIIAQTGWQRGLSRSAQDNVTIGTSVGAQLGGSVGVDESEAIGGRGQPAEKGKQAGQAQSPQKTTSTSGRVGASLGFESRDVGISNETAQSSIDIVNYDVREAIAAAEREAARSSDPAATFSRELSDRILGPDGIRNRYLHDADSGRATFDITGPLTSVEQNSVLKSGRFSTDVDGSPGDGDSSFKNR; via the coding sequence ATGCACCGCTTAGTTCGCGCGATCTCGGTCCTGATCGCTCTCTTCTCGGCCAGTCCCGCGCTGGCGATCGATGCGAGTTTCCACACCTATGACGGCTTTGCGGAGACGGTGGACGCCTTCCGCCTCGTCTCGATGATCTTCGGGGATTCGCGTTACGAGACATTGGTGCTGATCGTCGCGGTGGTGGGCATCGCGCTCGGCGTCCTGCTCGCCAGCATCCGCGGGCAAGGCATGGGCATCGTCGCCTTCGGGTTCCAGATGCTGATCGGCGTCGGCCTGTTCGTCGGCCTGGTCGCGACGACGGGCACGGTCCATGTCTACGACCGCGTCCGCAACGCCTATCAGCCGGTCGGCGACGTGCCGAACCTCATCGTGCTGGTCGCGGGCATGACCAACATGATGGAGCGCGCGCTCGCGGAAGTGATCGACGACAACACCACCGATCCCCATGCCAAGCTTGAGTTCGGGGCGGGCGGGCACAGTTTCGACCTGTTCCTCAATGCAGCGAGCCCGCGCGGCCCGATGACCGACACGTTCCTTGACGCGACGATCAAGGACTATGTCCGGCAATGCTATCCGGTCGCGCGGGTCTCGCCCGCCTATGGCGTCGACGACGATCAGCTGTTCCGCACGGCGACCGATCTTCCTGCCGCCTTTGCCGCGATGGCGGGGCCGGCGACCTTCAGCACGGTGTTCACGTCCACCGACAAGGGCGGCACGACGGTGAGCTGCAACGAGGCGTGGGAACATATCTCGACACGCCTCTCCGAACCTGCGCTGTTCGACAATTATGTCGCGCAGGTCTGCACCCGCACCGGCTACGACATCGGCAATGCGACCCAGCTTCAGCGCTGCCGCTCCAACATCGGCGAACTTGGCCAGATGATGATGGATACGCCGCTCTCGCTCCAGCAGTTCCTGACCAATGTGATGCTCGGCAGCACGGTGGGCGATGTGCTGTTCGAGGACAGTCCTGCAACGGCGGCGCGTGTCATGGCCAATCGCGCTGTCGTCTCGTCAGGCCTGGCCACCATGTCGACGGCCAACGAGTGGATGCCCACGATCCGGGCGACGGTCTTCGGGATCATGCTCTTCATGATGCCCGTCGCGCTGCTGTTCATCCTCACCCCGATCAATCTGCGCGTGGCTTCCTTCGCCCTCGGCCTGTTCGTCTTCGTGGCGCTCTGGGGCGTGATCGACGCCGGGATCTATCAGCTGACGCTCGGCCGCGCGACCGATGTGCTGGCCGAGATGCGCGCCAACCATGTCGCGGCCAATGCCTGGATGCTGGCGCCGTCGTCCGCGATGAAGGCGCTCGCCATCTTCGGGAGTTTCCGCACCGCGTCCGCGGGTCTTGCGGGGGCGTTCGTCTTCACGGTTTTCCGGTTCTCCGGTAATGTGTTCACCTCGTTCACATCCGGCGCGCTCGGTGTGCAGGGTCAGGGCACGGCAGCCGCCGCACCGCTTGCCACCAGCGAAGGCTATGCCGGCGCGCTCGAGGCGCAGGCGGGAGCAGCGGGCACCATGGCGCGGCGGGGCGCGGCTTCGAACTTCGGGGATTTCGGGGAGCGCTCGGCCTTCGGCGCAACCCGTGCGTTCGGTGCCGCGAGCAGCGTGCTCGGCGAACATGGCGGCGGCGCCAGCGGGACGGCCGCATTCGGCATGGGCAAGCTCGATGCGGCACGCGAACTGGGCGGGCTCTCCCCTGCCCTCACCGGCCGCAGCCTCACCGATCCCGCGACCGTGCGCGCCGTGCGCGACAATGCCGCGACCAGTGCGATCCATAATTTTGCCGAGAAGGATGCGCTCCGCAGCCTTGGCACCGGCTATTTTGGCGAGGGGCAATCCGGGGAACGTTCGTTCGCGGCCTTCACGCAGAAGATGGTCCAGTGGAAGGCGTTCGGGGATACGCGCGCCTATGACATGATGCTGTCCGGAGCCCAGCGGCATTTTGAGAGGAACGGCTACGACCAAAAGGATGCCGCGCTCAAAGCCTCGACGGTGATCGCCCAAGCGTCGGCTGATCCGACCTTCGCCAAACTGATCGCCAATACCTTCGACCAGGAGCAGATGCTGCGCAACGATCTTACCGGCGCGCAGATTCAAGTCGGCGCGATGGAAGGCCGGCGCGATTTTGCTGGCGACAATGTAAGGCGGATCGAGCGCGGCAATGTCGCGACCGAGCAGGCGCATAGGACCGGCAGCAATGAGGGCCAGCGCAACGCCGCCTCCATGCTCGGCCTCTCAGTCCAGGAAACCTCCCGCCGCATCGCCTTTATCAATGCGCTATCCGGAGAGGCTCGGTCGACAGCCATTTCCCAACTCTCCCGCGCAACCGGCCGCAACGAGGCGCAGGTCATGCGGGCGCTCGAAACCTACAATGCCGCCGTGCAGGTCGGCACCGCCGACGGTGCGACCGTCGAGGCCGCGCGCGAGGGCGCCAGCGTCTATGGCCGCACCCGCGAGGCAGCGGGCTTCGATTTTGCGGAGCGGTCGGGCAAGCTCGACGCGCAGCGTGAGGTCGGTCACGACGGTACGCGCTCGGCCGCCCGGATCGGGGAGCAGCGGCGACAGGCCGACAATGCCGGGTTCGCGGAAGGCGCGGCCGCCGCGGGCATGTCGGTGCGCCAGGCCGCACATCTCGACAGCTTCATCCGCACGCTGTCGCAGGGCGCCGGCAATCAGGTCGACATGGCCGAAGGTGGTGCGGCCGGGATCGCTGACCGCGCTCGCAACGAACGGATGACGCGGATCATCGATAATGAGCGCCTGACGCGCATGCAGAAGCTGCTGGCCGATCATGGTGTCGACATGTCGAAGCGGCAGATCGCCATGGCGCAGAATGGCGATCTGAGCCTCAATCTCACCCCGGAGACGGCGGCGCAGATGTGGCGCGGCGGGCTCATCAACGAGAGCCAATTGGGCGCGGTCGCCAATGGCGGGCGGGCAAGGTTCTCGTTCGCCGACAACGATCTTCTCGTCTCCAGCTCGGTCGGGTTCCAGCAATCGGCCCGCAACGATACCTCTACGCGGTTCGAGGCAGGGAAACAGGCCGGGCCCGACACGATCGAGCATTTCCTCAGCAGCGGCGAACAGGGCCAGGCGATGATGCAGAACTGGCTCAAGGGCGGGTTCGAGATGGACCGTCATGGCAACTGGCGTCTGAACCCGCAGGTGGCCGATACGCTTACGCGCGACGTGCAGGCGATCATCGCGCAGACCGGGTGGCAGCGCGGGCTCTCGCGATCCGCGCAGGATAATGTCACGATCGGTACAAGCGTCGGCGCTCAACTCGGAGGCTCGGTTGGGGTCGATGAATCGGAGGCGATAGGCGGTCGCGGGCAGCCTGCAGAGAAAGGCAAGCAAGCGGGCCAAGCGCAGTCGCCACAGAAGACCACGTCGACCTCAGGTCGAGTGGGCGCCAGTCTTGGTTTTGAAAGTCGTGACGTCGGAATCAGCAACGAGACAGCACAGTCGTCGATTGACATCGTCAACTACGACGTGCGCGAAGCGATTGCCGCCGCCGAGCGCGAAGCCGCGCGCTCGAGCGACCCGGCGGCGACCTTCTCGCGTGAACTGTCGGACCGGATTCTTGGCCCGGATGGCATACGCAACCGATATCTCCATGATGCGGATTCCGGCCGGGCAACTTTCGACATTACCGGGCCCCTGACTTCGGTCGAACAGAACTCCGTCCTGAAGAGCGGTAGATTTTCTACGGACGTGGATGGCAGCCCCGGCGATGGCGACAGCAGCTTCAAGAATCGTTAG